A window of Lepus europaeus isolate LE1 chromosome 11, mLepTim1.pri, whole genome shotgun sequence contains these coding sequences:
- the TLNRD1 gene encoding talin rod domain-containing protein 1, producing the protein MASGSAGKPSGEAAASPAPAGGGGGGACSQPRKRLVSVCDHCKGKMQLVADLLLLSSEARPVLFEGPAASSCAGAESFEQCRDTIIARTKGLSILTHDVQSQLNMGRFGEAGDSLAELGDLVVSLTECSAHAAYLAAVATPGAQPAQPGLVDRYRVTRCRHEVEQGCAVLRATPLADMTPQLLLEVSQGLSRNLKFLTDACALASDKSRDRFSREQFKLGVKCMSTSASALLACVREVKAAPSELARSRCALFSGPLVQAVSALVGFATEPQFLGRAAAVSAEGKAVQTAILGGAMSVVSACVLLTQCLRDLAQHPDGGAKMSDHRERLRNSACAVSEGCTLLSQALRERSSPRTLPPVNSNSVN; encoded by the coding sequence ATGGCTAGCGGCAGCGCCGGCAAGCCCAGTGGCGAGGCGGCGGCTTCTCCGGCTcctgcgggcggcggcggcggcggggcctgCTCGCAGCCGCGCAAGAGGCTGGTGTCCGTGTGCGACCACTGCAAGGGCAAGATGCAGCTGGTGGCCgacctgctgctgctgtccagcGAGGCGCGGCCCGTGCTCTTCGAGGGTCCCGCCGCCTCGTCGTGCGCCGGCGCCGAGTCCTTCGAGCAGTGCCGGGACACCATCATCGCGCGCACCAAGGGGCTCTCCATCCTCACCCACGACGTGCAGAGCCAGCTCAACATGGGCCGCTTCGGCGAGGCGGGGGACAGCCTGGCCGAGCTGGGCGACCTGGTGGTGTCGCTGACCGAGTGCTCGGCCCACGCGGCCTACCTGGCGGCCGTGGCCACGCCGGGCGCGCAGCCCGCGCAGCCGGGGCTGGTGGACCGCTACCGCGTGACGCGCTGCCGCCACGAGGTGGAGCAGGGCTGCGCCGTGCTGCGCGCCACGCCGCTGGCCGACATGACCCCGCAGCTGCTGCTCGAGGTGTCGCAGGGCCTGTCGCGCAACCTCAAGTTCCTGACGGACGCGTGCGCCCTGGCCAGCGACAAGTCCCGGGACCGCTTCTCCCGCGAGCAGTTCAAGCTGGGCGTCAAGTGCATGAGCACCAGCGCCTCGGCGCTGCTGGCGTGCGTGCGCGAGGTCAAGGCGGCGCCCAGCGAGCTGGCGCGCAGCCGCTGCGCGCTCTTCAGCGGGCCCCTGGTGCAGGCCGTGAGCGCCCTGGTGGGCTTCGCCACCGAGCCGCAGTTCCTGGGTCGCGCGGCCGCCGTGAGCGCCGAGGGCAAGGCGGTGCAGACCGCCATCCTGGGCGGCGCCATGAGCGTCGTGTCGGCCTGCGTGCTCCTGACCCAGTGCCTCAGGGATCTGGCGCAGCACCCGGACGGGGGCGCCAAGATGTCGGACCACAGGGAGAGGCTGAGGAACTCGGCGTGTGCCGTGTCTGAAGGCTGCACCCTGCTATCTCAGGCTTTACGGGAGAGATCTTCGCCCAGGACTTTACCGCCAGTGAATTCCAATTCTGTGAATtag